In the genome of Microbacterium saperdae, one region contains:
- the galE gene encoding UDP-glucose 4-epimerase GalE, whose protein sequence is MKVLITGGAGYIGSTVATACVEAGIDIVLIDDLSTGRPAFGEGRNLYVGDIADREMLGRVVSEHPDIDAVIHCAARIVVPESVADPLGYYDANVGKTIVLLQGLRDAGIGRIVFSSSAAVYAGASGAGVDESGLIAPSSPYAATKVMVEQILHDAAAAGDFRAIALRYFNPIGADPQLRTGLQNPTPSHALGMIMRAKASGRPFSITGTDWATRDGSGLRDYIHVWDLALAHVAAVQRFDEVASDEAPYQVINLGTGDGVTVRELVAAFERVTGEALPVVETARRPGDQAGAYAIVDRAASVLEWRAERSVDDGVRDALAWADRLRTLD, encoded by the coding sequence CGGCGGCGCCGGGTACATCGGATCCACCGTCGCGACCGCCTGCGTCGAGGCGGGGATCGACATCGTGCTGATCGACGATCTTTCCACCGGGCGGCCCGCCTTCGGGGAGGGGCGCAACCTGTACGTCGGCGACATCGCCGATCGCGAGATGCTCGGCCGGGTGGTGTCGGAGCACCCCGACATCGACGCGGTCATCCACTGCGCCGCACGCATCGTCGTGCCCGAGTCCGTCGCCGATCCGCTCGGCTACTACGACGCCAACGTCGGCAAGACCATCGTTCTGCTGCAGGGACTGCGCGACGCCGGAATCGGCCGCATCGTGTTCAGCTCCTCCGCCGCCGTCTACGCGGGGGCGAGCGGCGCGGGCGTCGACGAGTCGGGGCTCATCGCTCCGTCGAGCCCCTATGCCGCGACCAAGGTCATGGTGGAGCAGATCCTCCACGATGCGGCGGCCGCGGGAGACTTCCGCGCGATCGCGCTGCGCTACTTCAATCCGATCGGCGCTGACCCTCAGTTGCGCACGGGTCTGCAGAATCCGACGCCCTCGCACGCTCTCGGCATGATCATGCGCGCCAAGGCGTCCGGTCGGCCCTTCTCGATCACCGGAACCGACTGGGCGACCAGGGACGGCTCGGGACTGCGCGATTACATCCATGTCTGGGATCTCGCGCTCGCGCACGTCGCCGCGGTGCAGCGGTTCGACGAGGTCGCGTCCGACGAGGCGCCATACCAGGTCATCAACCTCGGCACGGGCGACGGGGTGACGGTGCGCGAGCTCGTTGCGGCCTTCGAGCGCGTGACCGGCGAGGCGCTGCCCGTCGTGGAGACCGCGCGTCGTCCCGGTGATCAGGCCGGTGCCTACGCGATCGTGGATCGGGCGGCTTCCGTCCTCGAATGGCGCGCGGAGCGATCTGTCGACGACGGCGTCCGCGATGCCCTCGCCTGGGCCGACAGGCTCCGAACCCTCGACTGA